The stretch of DNA TACTATATAATATCACTAATCACCACTTAACAAACAAAACCAACCCATTATTCATCATTCTCTCCTCTCCAAACAAACTTAATCAATGGAAAAGCATGTCTTGCAACAACCATCACCACTCTGTTTTTCACTCAAACATCATGTGAGAATGTTCACCACAAAGCATGTGAATGTGTGTGGTGTCACTTTGCACAGACCCAACAAGATGAAGGTGAAAGCCAATATTGAATGGAAAGACAACAACAATCATAACAAGTTCAGTAGCATGAACGTGCCTTTTAAGGTAAGGTCTAAGGTTGGGAAGCTTCTTAAGGGTGTGATGCAGGACAACGTCAACCCTCGTGTGTTTCCTCTTGTTGCCATTGATGAGGTGAGGCTATTGAGTGATCAAAGAGATTCTGCTGTTCAACAAATGCTTCTCACTCAATTCACTGATGATCCCTCGCTTTTCAGGTACTTAATTTCTCAACAATTTCAAATaccctttttattattatctttttctttctttttttgtttttttaaaaaaaaaagtttttcaagGGTGAAATTTGTGAACAATGTTTCACGGTACTTTTAGATTAAAGACATGTCTTTGTATTTAATACGTGTTGGTGTCTGACATCGACGGACACTAACGATTACATTTaatctcatatatttttaagttattattagTGTGTCGGTGTAATATCACATGTTTGTGGCAAGGTAGCATATGTGGTTTTGTGAGTCCTTAGTTTGTGACTTCATAAATTAATCAATGTGCATGTACTTATGTGACTTAAAATAGCAAGCATAATGTGGTCATTTGAGTTGGAAATCTCAGtggtgcttttttttttctttatttgttttacATGAAACTTGGGAGTTTGGATGTGTTGGTTAGAGTTTTCTTTCcactttttttaaacaaaataatcgCTTTCGAAATTTTACATCACTTTGTTAccgctttttaaaaataataaaaatctaaaaattaatatcaaaattgattttttgaagAGCTATTTTTAGTATCTTctaaaaaaaaaccatttttcATAACTGAAAGGAATCACATGGGTCGATTTAGGTAGTTAATCCCAGCGGTTCCAAGCGAGATCTTACCGTCTCGATGCAATGCAGTATCTGACCGCGACATCGTGAAATAAGATCTCCCTCGAGATCCGCTATCCATAATTAATCTCAATGTTTTTTAGCGAGAtcccattattattttttccatcTCTATTTTGTTGTTTCTATTTTCACTTAAGAAGAAGAGGAAGTAGAATATGCTAATGAAGATGATGCTTATCTTTGATTCCTATGCTAGAACAAACatttgagttttaatatttaagGAACTTCAATATGCATCATCTTTATTTCCTTGACTTTTGTTGATATTTCAATGTATTATTTGACTAAGAGTAAGacttatgaatttttattacaaattatgaatgcttcagagtttgagtcatttattaattttacattaaatataaGTTTATATAGTATTATTCGTGTAATTCTCAAAAAATAAGAGTTATCCCGCCTATCCCGGAACGCACTGTCCCGCTATCCCACTTTGGGGTTGGCTGCGACGCACAGCTATCTAGGATTAAGGACCTAAGGGTCTACATATACTGGTATACATACTTATTGACTTAATTTATCTGAATTCTCAGGATTGCAGAGTTAAAAGAAGAGGAATGTCGAAAAAGTATAAAAGATGTAATGTATCTTATGATTATATTCAAGCTTTCCGATTATGAAATCTCTTTGGTTCcaaggatttctaaatcccaaTGTAATGGAAAGCTGGAGCTATTGCCTTATAAGGAATGGCAGCTACAGGCACTTCACAATCCAGAGCTTTTGAGTGTGATAATGGAACATATAACTATGATAACTAATTTGAGAAACGAAAGTTCCAAATCTACGTTTCAACCAATGAAAGTTAGTAAAAGTTGGTTTGCCAAAATGTATGTTGCTTCCATATTATTTGGTTACTTCTTGAAGTCAGCTTCATGTAAGTACCACCTAGAAAAATGTCTATTTTCGTCATTTAATGATCGTAATATAGGTAATGGAATTAGTTTTTCGCGATTTCTTGGACCGGAAGATTTGCCTCTTGATGACAAGATTGACAAACAATATTTATGGAGAGATTCAAGTAATGTAATTGGAGATATAAAAGGTTATGTTAAGGCCCAAAACGGCTTTTATAGGCCTAGTTTAGCACTGAGTCATTGCCAATTGAGATATAAAGAAGGTTTGGAATTGGTAAGGAGTCATACTCAAGAACTTTTTGAGAGTGATGAAAATGGTTTGCTTGAGTTTAAAGTTATGGATGATGATATGGATATTGAAACTTCATTTCCTACTATAAAGAGATTAAATTTGGAAGGTATTGCTTTTGGATCTATTCTGTGGGAGGTGGAGAATATCATTAGCAGAGAATATACACTTGAAGATCATGAAGCAAAGTGAAGGAACATGTTGCTAAATAGATTCAAACAGAATGAGTTAACTCTTGAATAGTACTGTATAGTTTGTTAGTTTAGAAAGATTTTAATTAGTgacagttttatttttattttgcaagttGAATAGTACTGTATATTTTCCAATTCACAACAATATTGGAGTAAGGCAGCCTCTAACtctgttcataattaatatgattgattttttttttttatagaaaaaaaaaccaGAAGTAGTATATGTCTCATTTAGTTACATTACTGTTTAAATTCTAGCCATACTAATAACAACTAAAAAACAATGAGATGAAAAGTGAGTATATTGCtagtatgaaaaatattaattataaattaagaaatcactagattatggcccgcgcgctgcgcggatattaattaattaattttataagttttataagtaatattttatgtattataaatatagttatcttataatattactttattgatttgtaataattgaatatgattaggaaaattaaaatgaaggaaaatcgtgtttatcacaatcatctaatttaattttttaaatattttataaaattcgtatgataacttattatataggataattgtttgactcattgtactttaattattaatttatttttcaacatataatggtatttgtagttatttgatgaaataaaatgtaaaatacaaaccaaaaaataagatgtaaaaaatattaatgttgaattatattgtagcgtagctaaatttatttgttttattagtatgatgttttaattgcgagcatgagaagttgttataaaaaaaaattattgaatatatttcatcaagagtttgtaaaaaaagaataagTTGGTGTGACATCggaagtctattttaaatatatataacagataatagattttaataattggaaattatttttttaataattttttatagattcgtattttatgattatttttaatgaatttgggtattttctttcaaatagaatatatatNNNNNNNNNNNNNNNNNNNNNNNNNNNNNNNNNNNNNNNNNNNNNNNNNNNNNNNNNNNNNNNNNNNNNNNNNNNNNNNNNNNNNNNNNNNNNNNNNNNNNNNNNNNNNNNNNNNNNNNNNNNNNNNNNNNNNNNNNNNNNNNNNNNNNNNNNNNNNNNNNNNNNNNNNNNNNNNNNNNNNNNNNNNNNNNNNNNNNNNNNNNNNNNNNNNNNNNNNNNNNNNNNNNNNNNNNNNNNNNNNNNNNNNNNNNNNNNNNNNNNNNNNNNNNNNNNNNNNNNNNNNNNNNNNNNNNNNNNNNNNNNNNNNNNNNNNNNNNNNNNNNNNNNNNNNNNNNNNNNNNNNNNNNNNNNNNNNNNNNNNNNNNNNNNNNNNNNNNNNNNNNNNNNNNNNNNNNNNNNNNNNNNNNNNNNNNNNNNNNNNNNNNNNNNNNNNNNNNNNNNNNNNNNNNNNNNNNNNNNNNNNNNNNNNNNNNNNNNNNNNNNNNNNNNNNNNNNNNNNNNNNNNNNNNNNNNNNNNNNNNNNNNNNNNNNNNNNNNNNNNNNNNNNNNNNNNNNNNNNNNNNNNNNNNNNNNNNNNNNNNNNNNNNNNNNNNNNNNNNNNNNNNNNNNNNNNNNNNNNNNNNNNNNNNNNNNNNNNNNNNNNNNNNNNNNNNNNNNNNNNNNNNNNNNNNNNNNNNNNNNNNNNNNNNNNNNNNNNNNNNNNNNNNNNNNNNNNNNNNNNNNNNNNNNNNNNNNNNNNNNNNNNNNNNNNNNNNNNNNttttataagtaattacaactggtaaatgactaataatactataaaataatttataaagttattataaataattgtaaaataattttataagtaattacaacgggtaaatgactaataatactataaaataatttataaatttattataaactaacttataaaataatttgataataatataaattataaattattatcaaattgtaaaataatttataaatttattataaataattgtaaaataattttataatttataaatttattataaaataatattattaaatagattttggagatattaaagaaattgtgaaaggaagatgagaagttgttgaaagagaAGGGGTACTCTCATGAggtacacatcagctttttggctgatgtggatgaaatatgttgaagtggcaaaatacgatgatgtggcaaaatatgatgatgtggcactgggagtctgttttaaatatatataatagatgagaTAAGCCGTAAACATATTAATAGCATGAGTTATTGGAGTGATACAATgtatatatgaaattttttagtaGAACTattgaaatgtcttatttcattttttgaaaaatatagagaaaatagatttaaaaatgtcattaattctgttaaaaaaaatttctatagttattaaataaaatattaataatttatttattaaattttgaaaaagtctcatctaataattttgttttagactTCATAACGTGTTAATATATGACGAAGTTCAGTTATTTGTATTTACATCTCCTActtgtattaatatttaaagtTCATGATTTACAACTTGTATTTATATACTACTCTCTAGATTCCAACAATAACATGAATCATACTCAATAGAAAACATTGATAATAGAGAAACATTAAAATGGAAAAAGAGTACTCTATATCCCTAAAGATTAATTAATGAGCACAAAAGTGTTTCAATGATCACACATAATCACATATCAACTATCGCCTATGAGCTATCAACGACCGCCTAGCTAATAGGTGGATAGAAGCGATAGCAGCTACCGGCTATCAGGCAATAGGATCTACCGACTAGCTACTGACTATCAGGCAATAGGATCTACCGACTAGCTACCGGCTATCAGGCGATAACAACTACCGACTATCTGACCATAGCTGCTACCGGCTATCAAGCCATATCTGCTATAGGCTATCAGGCAATACCAGCTATAAAGTGATATGAGCTATCAGGCGATACAGACTATAAGACGATAGGCGATACCAGCTATCAGGCAATAACAACTACTGGCTATCGGGCGATATCATCTACCGAATATTAGCCGGTAGCAGCTACCAGTTATCAGTAGCTATCAAACGATAGTTGATAGCTGATAGCTCCTATCGTGTGATAGTCGATAGTTGATAGGCGATAGCTGATAGGCGATAACTGATAGCTAGTGAGCGATAAATCGCCTATCAGATATCAAGATAGCCCGTCAGCTTATAACTTAACCAAAGTGTCAATGTGATTTCAAAAGATCCGCTAAACGtcaaaaacattataaattacTACTTTATTTAACTTCAAATCATCCTCGCACGACAAAAAGAACCACTtcacaaaaataatactaaaaataaaatgagagtgACCTGAACATCTTAAGCATTGACTTCAAGGTGATCATCAATGAGGAAACAGAAGCGAGAGGAGTCCAAGTTGGTATGGAAACCCGGAGAGCTTCCACGCGATGTAGGTGAGAACATCAACAAGGTTAGACACGATGAGAACTGTATGCGGCGAGAAACGAGCCAGAGCGGGTATCATTTCCTTGAATAGAGTGAGGTTCCTCTGAAGGAGGTTCAACATTCACTCACCGGCGATCTGTCGTGCACGACGGTAACAGAGTATTCAACGAATGAGTTGATCTTAACGCGCGGAGAAAGGCAGCGGCGTGCTAAAGGTCGAGCATCTCGCCGCAGAGTTTGTCGGGTTTTTTGTCGACGATGACGACCTTGTCGGTGTGGTCTTGAGTGAGGATGGTCTGAGCAATGGCCATACCTACATTTTCGGCGTCGATAACGGAGATCTTGGTTTGGCGCTTGGAGAGCGATGGAGGGGCGACGTTGGAGATGGTTCTAATTTATCCACACGTTAAAAGAAAAGGGTGTCGGGAATGATATTGTTTGATGAATGTTGGTTTGGAAAAGAAAAGAACCGAATCACACTTAAACCATCGAGTTTGTGTGCTTCTGACTTTTGATTTACCAGTTTAACGATTTTGAATTGCAATCACATTATATCTTTACcgctcaattaaattattttttaaacaataatatttcagtttttaattttaatgaatgatTAATATAATGTGACCGCTTTGTTTTGAGAGTacacaatttcaaattttagtttGGAATTTAGGTTGTTgcgtttatattttattttatcttattttttagaCACAACTtgcttttactttattttacttGATTAGCAAGACAAGTATTCTTTTATTAAACAACAATACCTCTAATGGCCTTATGTTTATCTATTTTTGGCTTAGTAAAGATATACATAAAATGAGTTCACTTACATCTACGTTAtataaatttacataaatatatttaaattagacTTATGTGTAATATTATcattcaatttattaaaaaataaaacatatacaaattcaattatcaattgttaattaacataaaattaattaattaattttaactcaCCTATTCAATTTacttacaataaaaaaattgtttgatatAAGTTATAACACGAACGACgtacatttaaaatttagatgagAGAATGAAGATGAAATATGAATTACCAAAATTGTCCTACAACATTTTAAGATTAGGATTTCGTAACTAGAAATCTCCTAATGGGATAACAATTAAATAGACAAACCTCGGAGGGTAGAGAGACATTGGCAAAATGGTTCAACCCATCATAGTCTATTAAATAACAAAAGTCCAACACATAATTCAGTGTTTAATACTAGAATAAGAGTATGAAAaaatattcatgtttttgaagaaaatctaaaataagatttgatttaaatttataattgaagaaaatctaaaataggatttgattcaaaattataattgatgaaaatctaaaataagaattgattcaaatttataattgaagaaaatctttcaCCAAGTTGAAAGGaaaatatggtcaagatttgaagaatatttgggcaagatttgaagaatatttgatcaatatttgaagaagatttgatcaagatttgaaaatgatttgatcaaaatttgaagaacatttgtagaagatttgatcaagatttatctacaacaaaatatcaacataatcaatttgaagaatttacaaacgcaatctgaacaaaaaacaaacataatcaatatgaagagtttacaaactcaatctaaacaaaatagtaatataattattttgaagattttacaaactcaatctgaataagatacaattcagaattaaataaggactaaattgaaatccaaattttcactatacatagacactcaaggctgaaggagaAAAACATCGAAAAGCAGGAAAAAGTAAAAGAACTCATAAGCTCAAAATTACTAATTAATCTtggagttcaaagagagaaatacttgttcaagttagaaatattttatgattgtttttttcttagagtgtgagagttattattattatcagctttgtagaagcaactactcaagttccaatattttgtatccaactcgatagtggtttagttccttattcaatttggggttgttaggttgttaggagaagacttggcttgcaGGGTCAAGAtggttagttccttcttcaatatggggttgtcaggttgttagaaGAAGCTTTGGcatgtagggtcaaggtggttagttccttaaAGGTCTGGGGTTGttaggctgtttgggaagactgacttggaggatcagatgctttgtaattcaaggtatttgaattagtgtatTAAAGTCTTTTGAATGAGGGAACAAGGTATAGCCAAATTAATGGGGAACTTGAATAAAACTATGTGCCAAGTTATTTATGATTTCGTTGTTTGTTGCCTCAGAATTGGATTGCTTCTACTCTTAATAATTCACACAAATCAATCAGCCTTCataaaattagcaaaaagttatcaactttgtcaaacacaattcgacccctttctcgtgtttgcaccttcatgACCAAGATATCCCATGCATCATTGGATGTAGATGCTTTTGAAATCCTCTCAAAGTTATTTGAATCCACGTTTTGTTGGATGTAGAACAAAGCCTTGCAATCCCTTTTCTTGTCATCTTTGAAGGATGCCTGTTGTTTTTTTGTATCATTCGCACCAAGCTGTTCATAGCCATCTTGAACACTCTGAAATACTTCTTGAACTCCTAGCTATGATCTCGTTGATGCAGACCACCTCTCCCAATTCTTCCCATTAAGGATTGGCAGATTCGATGCAAAACCTCCTCCATTCATTCTTTCTTTCACTCACACTTTGTGATTCCCAATTTTTTAATTCCCCTCACTTGTCTCTCGTGATCCCTTTTGATTGGAACCCAAACTCTTGATACTAATTCTTAGAACATGTTGTATAACTaagaggaattgaaattgagaagaagaagaaagtaaAACA from Cicer arietinum cultivar CDC Frontier isolate Library 1 chromosome 3, Cicar.CDCFrontier_v2.0, whole genome shotgun sequence encodes:
- the LOC101488500 gene encoding UV-B-induced protein At3g17800, chloroplastic-like — encoded protein: MEKHVLQQPSPLCFSLKHHVRMFTTKHVNVCGVTLHRPNKMKVKANIEWKDNNNHNKFSSMNVPFKVRSKVGKLLKGVMQDNVNPRVFPLVAIDEVRLLSDQRDSAVQQMLLTQFTDDPSLFRIAELKEEECRKSIKDVMYLMIIFKLSDYEISLVPRISKSQCNGKLELLPYKEWQLQALHNPELLSVIMEHITMITNLRNESSKSTFQPMKVSKSWFAKMYVASILFGYFLKSASCKYHLEKCLFSSFNDRNIGNGISFSRFLGPEDLPLDDKIDKQYLWRDSSNVIGDIKGYVKAQNGFYRPSLALSHCQLRYKEGLELVRSHTQELFESDENGLLEFKVMDDDMDIETSFPTIKRLNLEGIAFGSILWEVENIISREYTLEDHEAK